The Lycium ferocissimum isolate CSIRO_LF1 chromosome 10, AGI_CSIRO_Lferr_CH_V1, whole genome shotgun sequence genome window below encodes:
- the LOC132034740 gene encoding uncharacterized protein At4g15970-like, with protein MLTDFQLPIALFVSFSCFVLYRASESIGFRLPSGFTSRASFYLPDDNVNANSSDSEEYRLEKVLKNAAMEDKTVILTTLNEAWAAPNSVVDLFLESFRIGDHTRRLLNHLVIVALDEKAFSRCLALHTHCYALVTQGADFSKEAYFMFPGYLKMMWRRIDFLRVVLEMGYNFVFTDADIMWFRDPFPHFYKDADFQIACDHFSGEPDDVGNKPNGGFNHVRSNNRSIEFYKYWYSSRDKYPGLHDQDVLNNIKNDSFIRDIDLKMRFLDTAYFGGFCEPSKNLSEVCTMHANCCYGMESKLHDLRILLQDWKNFLSLPPAQKISSELSWRVPQNCSLDSLRHYAPPPVNNMEQLNGHRR; from the exons ATGTTAACTGATTT TCAACTTCCGATAGCGCTATTCGTATCGTTTTCGTGTTTCGTGCTTTATAGAGCGAGTGAAAGTATCGGTTTCAGGCTCCCAAGCGGTTTCACTTCACGTGCTTCGTTTTATCTACCTGATGATAATGTGAACGCTAATTCATCG GATAGTGAGGAGTACAGGCTTGAGAAAGTGTTGAAGAATGCTGCTATGGAGGATAAAACAGTGATCTTAACAACTTTGAATGAAGCATGGGCTGCTCCTAATTCAGTTGTTGATCTGTTTCTTGAAAGTTTTAGGATTGGAGATCACACTCGTCGACTTTTGAATCATTTAGTGATTGTTGCTCTTGACGAGAAAGCATTCTCCAGGTGtttggctttacatactcattgCTATGCACTAGTGActcaaggggctgatttttcaAAGGAAGCTTATTTCATGTTCCCTGGCTACTTGAAGATGATGTGGAGAAGGATTGACTTTTTGAGGGTAGTGCTTGAAATGGGATACAACTTTGTCTTCACG GATGCTGATATCATGTGGTTTAGAGATCCATTTCCTCACTTTTACAAGGATGCAGACTTTCAGATAGCATGTGATCATTTCTCAGGTGAACCGGATGATGTGGGGAATAAACCTAATGGTGGTTTCAATCACGTGAGGTCGAATAACAGATCAATTGAATTTTACAAGTACTGGTATTCGTCAAGAGACAAGTATCCAGGTTTGCATGATCAAGACGTTCTTAATAATATCAAGAACGATTCTTTCATAAGGGATATTGATCTCAAAATGAGATTCTTGGACACAGCATACTTTGGTGGATTTTGTGAACCTAGCAAAAATCTGAGTGAAGTATGTACAATGCATGCTAATTGTTGTTATGGGATGGAAAGCAAACTTCATGATCTTAGAATCCTTCTTCAAGACTGGAAAAACTTCTTGTCATTGCCACCAGCACAGAAGATATCATCGGAGTTATCATGGCGAGTTCCTCAAAACTGCAG TCTTGATTCTCTCCGCCACTATGCTCCGCCACCAGTGAATAATATGGAACAGTTGAATGGACATAGAAGATAG
- the LOC132032904 gene encoding protein ACCUMULATION AND REPLICATION OF CHLOROPLASTS 3, chloroplastic gives MDLLLPIPLKLSTFSRASLCAFNSHSFSHQRIRTRVNCNPNPLRVENNSNFNNKDSSNDCEGNESLNNVWEENEFVEVFGIGSRKDALLEFCLASPSLSSALRFWNILVKDSEKVLLQEKLPTEGVSSRIVEVPSAINSCSKAVILVASAAYGTDHVPALDIIRRIKSSNGLAIGIILKPFSFEGRRRYDEVTDLIDKLQKHATVCIVIDTDVLLKKDLLTLDEALKTSYNAVLMAVNAISILMSEDHIKLLDGTDCGTKELSGQELIKILESYKEAKTGFGAGYNIETSILRAVYDCPFLGSGVKGSNGVVICIIASSGVVNSSDVGSILHTFRQTTGCNGDIVISIVQEPNMEPSLIVTTLVTCGYARQEPSQKSSLLSRLAQHIPFIFNILKKPDPPLQTAKESEIDETPEITDMAEFVSMDNAPEDMSIYSGELQALFPTNNEDTSFLRDYNDVSDERKIELSNSDVATEAPLVFKRELLTRWNLGPGNDTSEDLATEGTENLEDKNMVDNTSTYKLPVGVKHKEQLKTSPGSSNSRNSGRKSEESRSAQPRDISSLSQNAVDGECSEIISDVYNSNFSYASVPKRKGVLSSRAASMLEAERDSKKRWIPVVEMKYRGGIYRGRIEGGLPEGKGCLSLGDGSKYDGMWRYGKKSGLGTFYFNNGDIYRGSWRDDLMHGKGWFYFHTGDRWFVNFWKGKANGEGRFYSKLGDIFFGHFKDGLRHGQFLCINIDGTRSIEVWDEGLLQSRKNLDSDTETG, from the exons ATGGATCTTCTCCTTCCAATTCCACTAAAACTCTCCACATTCTCACGCGCCTCACTGTGCGCGTTCAATTCACACTCCTTCTCACACCAGCGAATTAGAACTCGCGTGAATTGCAACCCTAATCCCTTGCGAGTGGAAAACAACTCGAATTTCAACAATAAAGATAGTAGTAATGATTGTGAAGGGAATGAAAGTTTGAATAATGTATGGGAAGAGAATGAGTTTGTTGAGGTATTTGGAATTGGAAGTAGAAAAGATGCTTTGCTTGAGTTCTGTTTGGCTTCACCTTCACTTTCATCGGCTTTGAGATTTTG GAATATTCTCGTGAAAGACTCAGAGAAGGTGCTATTACAAGAGAAATTGCCTACAGAAG GTGTTTCTTCAAGAATTGTGGAAGTTCCATCAGCAATAAATTCATGTTCCAAAGCAGTTATACTT GTGGCTAGTGCAGCTTATGGTACCGATCATGTCCCAGCACTTGATATTATAAGGAGAATAAAGTCCAGTAATGGACTAGCCATTGGCATCATCCTGAAACCTTTTAGCTTTGAAGGACGAAGGCGCTATGATGAG GTCACAGATTTGATTGACAAACTTCAAAAGCATGCAACTGTTTGTATAG TTATTGACACTGATGTTCTCCTCAAAAAAGATCTTTTAACTCTCGATGAAGCTTTGAAAACTTCATATAATGCTGTTCTGATGGCTGTTAATGCCATTTCAATTCTTATGTCT GAGGACCACATTAAGCTTCTAGATGGTACAGATTGTGGTACCAAAGAACTGAGTGGTCAAGAGCTAATAAAA ATTCTTGAAAGCTACAAAGAGGCAAAGACCGGTTTTGGTGCTGGCTACAATATCGAAACTTCGATTCTGCGAGCTGTCTATGACTGCCCATTCCTTGGCTCAGGAGTAAAG GGGTCAAATGGTGTGGTTATATGCATTATTGCAAGTTCAGGTGTTGTAAATTCCAGTGATGTGGGTAGCATCTTGCACACATTTCGGCAAACTACTGGATGTAATGGAGACATCGTGATTTCCATTGTCCAGGAACCCAATATGGAGCCAAGTTTAATAGTTACTACTTTAGTTACATGTGG GTACGCTAGACAGGAACCATCCCAGAAAAGTAGTTTATTGTCTAGACTAGCGCAACATATTCCGTTCATTTTTAATATCCTTAAGAAGCCAGATCCACCACTTCAAACTGCCAAAGAAAGTGAAATCGATGAGACTCCAGAAATTACTGATATGGCAGAATTTGTTTCTATGGATAATGCACCTGAGGATATGTCCATCTATTCTGGGGAACTGCAGGCATTATTTCCTACCAATAATGAAGACACATCCTTTTTGAG AGATTATAATGATGTCTCTGATGAAAGGAAGATTGAACTGTCAAATTCTGACGTTGCTACTGAAG CAcctcttgttttcaaaagagagctTCTCACAAGATGGAATCTGGGGCCAGGAAATGACACTTCAGAAGACTTAGCTACAGAAGGGACCGAGAACTTGGAAGACAAAAACATGGTTGACAATACCAGCACGTACAAACTTCCAGTTGGTGTAAAGCATAAAGAACAGTTAAAAACTAGTCCAGGTTCCTCAAACTCGAGAAATTCAGGGAGGAAATCTGAAGAAAGTAGAAGTGCACAGCCTAGAGATATTTCAAGTCTATCCCAGAATGCAGTGGATGGAGAATGCAGCGAAATTATTTCAGATGTTTACAACTCTAACTTCTCCTATGCCAGTGTTCCAAAAAGGAAAGGAGTTCTCTCTTCTCGGGCAGCCTCTATGCTG GAAGCTGAACGGGATTCCAAAAAGAGGTGGATTCCTGTAGTTGAAATGAAATACAGGGGAGGTATATACAGAGGTCGCATTGAAGGAGGACTTCCAGAAGGAAAG GGCTGCCTGTCTCTTGGAGATGGAAGCAAATACGATGGAATGTGGCGCTACGGAAAGAAGTCAGGGTTGGGTACATTTTACTTCAATAATGGTGACATTTATCGGGGTTCATGGAGAGATGATCTCATGCATGGAAAG GGATGGTTTTACTTTCATACTGGGGATCGATGGTTTGTGAACTTTTGGAAGGGAAAGGCTAATGGAGAAGGCCGTTTCTATTCAAAGCTTGGTGATATTTTCTTTGGACACTTTAAAGATGGACTGCGCCATGGCCAATTTCTTTGTATCAACATTGATGGAACGAG GAGTATTGAGGTATGGGACGAAGGCCTTCTTCAAAGCCGAAAGAACTTGGATTCTGACACAGAAACGGGGTAG